The Liolophura sinensis isolate JHLJ2023 chromosome 8, CUHK_Ljap_v2, whole genome shotgun sequence sequence CTTGAATGATCTATACGAACCGGATATAGACAGATGCCTGTTGTCAGTTAGAAAGTGGAAGGCACATGCAGGATGCGCTGACACACACATAGCTTAAGTTAGCCTTTTCATTGCAGTGCATGCAACATATAAATGGAGATTATTTAACTTTTGCAACTCCCCTGAGTATGAGATTCCAGTTTCGAAATTGATGATAAAAACTGTAACTTGAAGCATTAAATAGATATTTTTTCTAACAATCATGATGTTAAGAATAATGTTAgctaaattatatttattatcattaccTGTGTTTGATTTTAATATAGTGTGTTTAGCAGTTTCGGAGTCAATCTTAAATTAATGAGCATTGTGATTTGTTTTGCCAACAAATTTTTGACTAATAAGTGAAGAtgcagttttcattttaataagaTTATGAAATTGTTCAAAATATTCGCAAATAAACTGGACAGTGGATATGTCCTCTTTTTAATTTGAACCTGGTTTTTCTGTGTGAACCTAACCGATATAGAGGAAGAGTGAAGACCTGTACAGTTATACATCGTTGACGAGCTATGACCACATCTCGTCTCTCCCTGCTACTTTCCCCCTGCCTTCCAAACATGTTCGCCAACAGCTCGTCTAGCTGATGGTAAGTCACATGGTAAGCAGTCATGTTTGCTGTTGGTGAATAGGGTTTATAGTGTGGAAAGTATGTGTATATGCCCCGCTTGTAAGCCTTTAACTGGCTTTCTATTTAATGAAATACGCTTGACTTTTCAGCTTAACTTAGTAGTTATATTTATGGCTCAATTGCTTTTCAGTTCCCTATTGTTAAAGTGATTCCTATTCCAATCGTGCATATATAAGTGATtatgtaaacaaatgtttttgcaAATGTACGTTTGGAAGCAGACTATTGAATAAATGTCAAATTATTTGCATTGTCATACAGGAAATATTTGTTTCgaatgtatttgtatgaaataTTGAGGTGACAAAATTGACACTTTATATTCTGCTTCCAGGAAGAACACGATTACGTCCGCCATATTTACACTCAGAACCAAGACGAGACTCATGACGTCATAAGGTCTTGGCGCCAGTTGCTGGAAGAATACGAACTGAAAGACGGAAAGAAAAGGTAAATATTCGTCTTAACGCTGTGAGGCAAACTATGCACGAAGCGGAAATGTTGggcagtttaacattatttttctttttattcccCCTTAATTCAGAACCTTAGAGCCTTATTTAATCTGCCCCGATCAGCTGGTACATGTTCCTGTTTTAAGCACGGTAATATTGAGTTGAGGCTATTGAAGTAGCAGATGTATATGGTTCCAGACAGAACTCATCGTATAAGCCATTCATCCCAGAATGCTTACAATACTGATGTTCAAAACTAGTGCTGACTagtttgaaaattgtaacattttcgccttaagtataaaaaaaacaggtgtCTTAGCGTCTCATACACTCCAGAAACGGCATTTAGAGTTTCTCCTCACAGAGCATTAAGAGCACATAGGTTTTGGTACATATATCCGAGCCAACAGGGGCTAATGTGCCGTGGTTTCTGaatgaaaaagataaacaaaTCTCTATATAACAACAATGTCGCCGTCTTGCTGCAGTGTTGGCGCCGCTGCGAAGACCACAAACGTGTCCTACTTTGTGAATTCTCATAAGCACATACTTTTGTGTCGGATGTACAAAGACACATTTATCATTTTggagttaacatttttttcgtCTCTGTGGGATGCCGGAGGCAAAGAAGCCTAGAACAAAGAGTAACTTGTGTGTATAGGGTACTGCTGTACTTAATTTATATTGCCTAGAACAGAATCAGTGTTACCATTGTTCTTTgtacaaagaaagaaagattaGTGCAAGATAGGCCTGAGGTTTATTCGTTCTACATTTTAACATACAACCCAACTCAAAGTCTTCGTGCTGTAGTGAACgacatatatacacattgtacaaaattatgcaactgtattttataaaataaaattaaaaaacacgTGTTTGGCTAGAGGGCATGTAATGGTGACGGTCTCCTGAACcgctatacatatatatattgtatatattatgcggtgtatatacacatgtagattaaTACAATAATCTCATGCCTTATATACCCGAGTTCTTCAGatcggcgtataacaccaagcaaataaataaatatatagtccAATATTGGACTTTGTCCTCAAAACATCCATATTTGAAGTTTTATATATGTAACCATTTTAGACGCTAAATGGTTAGTATCCAATTCCATACCAAAGGGGTTTTATTGGGACATTTCAATGTAGTTTTTGCAGCTTTTGAACAAGTATCTATATAAACTTACTTCTAGTGTGTAAGCATATAATTAACATAGAAGGCATGTGAATTTCACAGGTTCATGGTTGTTGAGGTGTATGATGAAGATATCAGTCAGGTGATCAAATTTTATCAAAGTGGCGCCGATATGGCCTTTTACTTCGATTTGCTGTTCCTGAACCGGACGTGTGGGGGAAAGTGCATTCAAGCCATAGTTAACAAGCTGTTGGATCATCTACCAGAAGGGAAATGGCCAAATTTTGTGGTGAGCAAAACTCATTTACCGTGTAGAATTTGCGATAGGAAAAATCTTTTTGAACTCTGTAACTAGAGAGTCTAGCGAGAGCAGAATAATATGaacaatgaaatgtttaaactttatttgtttatttacttattgatttaattgatgttttaccttgtactcaagaacatttcacttataccacggagGTCAGAACACAACTGTTTAAAATAGCTTCTGACTTGCGTAATATACAGGATGCGGACATACCTGATAAAAGTTTAGATACGCACACgtagtacatgtgtgacacAACCGGATGGGTTCAACATTTGTGACTCAGCATTTcatttcataacatttcattttcacagcttggtaaccatgacaaccccCGAATCGCTTCAAAGATGGGGTTGGAGTTTGTGAACGCTCTGAACACCCTGTTATTACTTCTTCCTGGCACGCCAACCACTTACTATGGAGAGGAGATTGGTCTAGAGAACATTGAACTGTCATACGATGACACTCAAGATCCCTTTGGGCGGTTTTATGGCCCGGAGCGATACCGGGAAGTATCGCGAGATCCCGTGAGGTCACCGATGCAGTGGAACCACTCTTATCAAAGCGGCTTTACAACGGCATCAAAACCCTGGTTACCCATCCATCCAATGTACACAGTCCTTAATGTAGAGGTGAATATATTTGTCCAATATATATGGGTCTTTGTTCAATAAACACTGtaataaatatgatatttaaccTTTTATCAGCATTAAATGTTTTAGTATCATAATTGGTAACTAAATTTAAGACTAAACTCTGTCCCTATGACAATTAATGTTCATATACACACAAGTCTTTCGTTTCTTGATCAAAAACGATTTATTAGGGATGTTTTCAAGATTTATTCCTTAACATAGATCGAAATATGATTAATAATGTACTGAATTACGAAAGGCCATTTCTGATTTATGTTGGAACTAATCTTACGCGGGTACACTCCCAATCTTAAGCTTCTGATATGGCGCATCCAAAGATAGACTAGATAATACATCTACATTTTATTGTTTCCACCATATTTCCCTGATGCTTGTATtcaaattaaaaaggaaaataaaacctCTGTTCCAATTAAACTGTATGTCATACAATTTGCTAAAGTTGTTATACTCCATGTCTCTTTTAGTCCCAATCACGTGCCAAGAGCCCCAGTCACCTAAAGTTATACCGACAGTTGGCTGTACTACGTGAGGAAGCCGCTTTTGAGCTTGGTTCATTCGAATACGTGCTCGTCAACGACAACATCTTCTCGTTTGTGCGCAGAGTAGACGGCCAGCCAGCTTATTTTGTTGCCATAAATTTTGGACACTCTGTTGCCATGGAGGACTTTAGATCCGGTGCAGATGCCACCGAAGGAGAAGTTGTGTTCACGACTGGAAATTTCCAGCACCATATTTATGAAGTAGGACAAGAGTTGGAATTGGAAAACATCGTGCTTAATCCAGGCCAAGGTATAGTTATGCGGCTGAAGAATCCCGGGTTGAGATGATATTCACTACAACACTCTTCACCATTTCATTATCATCCACGGCTGTATATATAGGTTCATGCAGGCTTTAGTTCATTTTATTCCTCCATAGTCTTTCAGAAAATCACAGATCGTTCTGTGGCCAATTCATGCAGGGTAAAGGTTGTCCCAGTGTTATGTACAATGCCTTATTGATGTGTTGTGTACATAGATTTGTGGATGCGTTACGTATGTTGTGTTAAGATGAAATATGTGTAGAGATTTATGGGTGTGTTATGTGTGTTAAGTTACAGGTGTGTTATGTGTGttcatttacaggtgtgttATATGTGTTGAGTTATAGGAGTGTTATGTGTGTCGAGTTATGTGTAGAAGAGTTGTGGTATTTGGTATGCGTAGAGTTCTGTTTGTTCAGTGTACTACATGATCCTTCTGAAATCTGGGAAACAATTAATGCTGGCGATTATGAATTTAATAGTACACACAGCTGAATATGTaaatacactttaaaaaaatgtttttacaacACTGACCTGCTGACTTTAATTATTTGCTAAATGCGAAACTGGAGCGAAggtttaagcaaacatgttaaaattcGTTACATAACAAACTGATGTCTTCCCAGCACAAATCCCAGAATTAGCTGCCGCATGTATACCACACTAGTCACATACTAGATGACTGTGCCTTCTGTGGTTCTGACTTCACacgtactgtaattcttcaaccttttcgcatatttgcaatgtatttattgaaacatattctgaagacattattctgcgtcgactgataaaattgcactttttgtgaagtcctgaaactggctaatccaaccaatgtagtttttgtctccaaaatcgcattgaaatgtgcataaattgtgctgaaagttgatctttcatatgcgaaaaggttgagaaattagggtaactATAAAACATAGGCATATTGTATAGGACGAATAGGACAGAAACGTATATGTGTATAGGGGTGTGCGATATGGTCATTCCTTCCGTTATTATGA is a genomic window containing:
- the LOC135472760 gene encoding maltase 2-like, which produces MAWLVKFQSENNKRRKRRVSVGPVCKDGAGLYHVSVQGALFIVFLAFCLGMIIRTDKLLLNTRSLFVGQNHKTAGQKALEWWKTSIIYQIYPRSFMDSIGDGIGDLKGITTKLDYLKDLNVGVIWLSPFFESPMADFGYDLSNQTRVDPIFGTMEDFEILLKTAHAKGMKVILDYIPNHTSDQHPWFIESRKGNSSNPYYDYYVWKDGVVNINKTRSPPNNWRSFFSGSAWQFDENREQYYFHQYLPQQPDLNWRNPKVREEMEGVMRFWLDKGVDGFRVDAIQTLFEVEDVSLNEPRSFKPNVTEEEHDYVRHIYTQNQDETHDVIRSWRQLLEEYELKDGKKRFMVVEVYDEDISQVIKFYQSGADMAFYFDLLFLNRTCGGKCIQAIVNKLLDHLPEGKWPNFVLGNHDNPRIASKMGLEFVNALNTLLLLLPGTPTTYYGEEIGLENIELSYDDTQDPFGRFYGPERYREVSRDPVRSPMQWNHSYQSGFTTASKPWLPIHPMYTVLNVESQSRAKSPSHLKLYRQLAVLREEAAFELGSFEYVLVNDNIFSFVRRVDGQPAYFVAINFGHSVAMEDFRSGADATEGEVVFTTGNFQHHIYEVGQELELENIVLNPGQGIVMRLKNPGLR